The genomic segment tccgatacaaaaaatcatccgtaaccgaatccaatataaaagtttcggataataatGGATACGGGCGGAACCTAATTGGAAATGTTCATAAGTTGTTTTGATCGGCTGGCCGCTGCCAGTGCCGACACACAAGCcgctttgtttcttttttcttcttttatcgtcaTAAATCGTTATTAatcttgaaaaataaatacttgaaagtaaaatagataacaaaacacgaaaaaaattttaaccaactgcggcgaagcaaaaaggagggttatgtgtttgacagcTCTGTTCTCTTCTAACTTTTAATTAAATAGATCTTTCAAATCAATAATGTATTAAAAAATGACACCAATCTTACCATTTCATTCTTCTCTGGTACTTTCAGGTGCTAGAAGAAACAGGGTTTGATATAAGCAAGTTAATTAACAAGAACgactacattgaagcaatgatCCACGACCAAATAGTGAGACTGTATATTATAGGCAACATACCTAGAGACACTAAGTTCCAACCACGCACCAGGAACGAGATTAAGGCCTGCGAATGGTTCCCTCTGGCCGATCTTCCGTCCAATAAGAAAGATATGACGCCTAAAATGAAGATGGGGGTTAGTCCTAACGCGTTCTTTATGGTGCTACCGTTCGTTAAGCGTATGAGGCGTTGGGTCGCCGAGAGGAACCCCAAGTCCTTCAGACGAACCCGTCACAAGTCCATGGGAGACATTGAGGCATCGACAAGCAAGAGTAAGGGCAAGTCTATCTCGCAAGGGTTGGTCAATGAGATACAAGATTACCAGAGCCAACACCAACaaagccaacccaaggactaccaagGCCCCAAGCACAAGAATCATCATAGTCATAATAGTAATGGTAGCCATACTCACAGCAACGGGAACCATAATGGAAATCACAGTCAGACCAATGGTCACGGTCACAATGCTACAAAGACCAATCCTACCAACCGTAAAGATAGGAAGGGTACGAAACGCCAATTGTTTACGCCTCAGAATACTCATACAAACAACTTTTCTCCTGTTAAGGATAATAGTGTGACCAGAGAAGAAAATACAGAAGTACAAGATGATAGTGTGTTTTTCAACTTTATTGCCCCGGCGTGGGCTAACTTTAAGTTCGATCGGCGTGCCATCCTCGACTGTCTGACTTGAGAGTCGACTTAGCTCGTAAGGTTGATCTCAACAATCGTAGGCAAAGCTTTGCGATTCTAATTCCAACACTTTGGCTTTAATTCTTACTTATTAAAGTTACTATGAAGATCTATATTGTTGTCTGATTTCATCTCTTTACCGGGCGACCAGTCTGCAATGACCTGCAAAGTAATATTGGCGTTTACACCGATTCTCGCTACGGTGCGTCTCTCAATAGTGAGTCGCGTTACGGCAGAGATCACTGTTCTTTTCTTGTTATGTTTCCTATTGGGATTGGAACCCGACATGTCTCATGTTACTAATACATATACATTGATGTATACATGctgctatacagggtgtcagtgacccTTCAACCGTGAACGTGACTGTAAGTTCGTAACTAGTTTCGAAGTAAACATATATTCTTTGTTCGAAACTGGTTTCGACACGAGAATTTACACTGTGtttgacaccgtaccgaatactgagggggatgattcagctcattattctgagggCATTTCActtgatggaaaattccattagttttcactaacacttgtACGTGTACGGGCGGCTACTACGTCAATTACGTTCGGGGtataagtaacatcgtaacgaatattgagctCATTTTTTTACTTCTGATGGGTTAGCTCTTGGCCcgagacttgcccgaaggcattgacgggCCTAAAATGGAGCGAGCTctcccagaaggtgcctgttcactctggcatTGAAAGCGCCCGGGTTATGTGCATTGTTCGAAACTGGTTTCGACACGAGAAGTATATTTCCGTATTTGACAcagtaccgaatactgagggggatgattgatgattcagctcattattctgagtgacggaaaattccattagTTTTTGACACGGTGTCACTGTACGTAAATAGTTGCTGGGATCAGTAAATCGtaaattgttttctttatttctctTGTGTAGGTTATCTGGAGTTAATTAGTTGTAACTGCGTCGTTATTAGCAACTGAGTGATTTATGTAGCACATAATGTACGTGCCGAGATAAGTCTAGTAATTATTGTTGCTGTATTTATTAGTGTAGGCAATGAAGCATTTTTTCAAGACGAACCCAACAATAAATCCTCCGTCGCTGAAATTTTAGGATTAGGTGAAATTTGCATAAAAAAACATGTGATGTTAGGTATTTCCTACACTGCTTCGCTGTACGGTTATATTTATCTAGGGATTATTgcaaccgacagagggattgtgtcatctaacatgatggactaatgttatgggcgataggctgatcccttatcaccataaggttcatcatatccatctttggacttcgtatcaacagtggctgcaagttgtctttgattacttgtggctctgcccaccccattagggattacgggcgtgagtttatgtatgtatgtgtattattgCAAGTAAAGCAGCACTACCTGGGCGAgctctgtggtccagttgttgaggtTTGGACTCGggagggttcgaatcccggtggggacatatcacaaaactcaccATGTGacagtactaattaaataaataaataaaatcactttgtgatcccgtttggtaaggacattacaggctgatcacctaatagtccgaaggtaagatgatccgtgcttcggaaggcacgttagccgAGCTTCaacataacattgcacgtgaggggttgatatctaattttcagttacgcAGTAAAGgtgttaaattagtgatgatgaaagagTTATTGAATGGATTACAAACAGCCtaatacgtcctactgctggacataggcctctccGAAGCAGCTGGAGCCTATGGAGGgtactacaccacgctgctggGTGTTATATTTCCCCTATATGTAtagtcaaataaaaaacaaaatttatacaATGCtgtttaataaattcatttatacAAATCACGATCGTAGTGTCAAATTAATATCACATCGAAAATACAACGATAAAAACTAAACCCAATCTAAACttataaaataacttattaaaacTATATTACAAATTCTTCTATATAAGTATTGAGTTAGCAAGTCATATTAGAAACAAGTAAAAATGCTTTTTTTAATTGCAATGAAAAATGTTGAGAAATTATAAACGTAATAAATAGTAACGTTTTATAcaggtttaaaaaaaatcactatttaaattattaaatcattTTCTGACGCAAATATTCTAACAAAACACcgaattattacaaaatgaagactaaagGTACTGTCTAAAAATATAATCCGCGCCACCAAAGAAAACCACGGATTTTTAACGGAACTAACTGAAAAGTTACAATAATTACATGCAAGACACTAGCGCCGCGGCCGGCGTTTCTTTGGcgtcgtatacagggtgttagtgacatcgtaacgaaaactttgatgggtgactcagctcattattcggagttaatatcaagtggagtttttcgTCCCAAAAAtatcattgaaaaaaaaagttgtatttttcgacggaaaattccacttgataataactcagattgattgtctgaatcatccatcctctttagtattcggtacgatgtcactaacaccctatatataaaCCTATTATCTTTAGTCGTGGTTCTGTAATAAAGCGGTTAGATTTCTCAACCAATATTATATTCATAAGTCccaaaaaatacaataagtatACCAATTAGTGTGCATTATACCATCTTATGAAAATACTGTCATCTATATCGCTTACCAGTACAACTAAAGGACGTTAtacgaaattaaaataataattaacgaGGCTTGCGCTAGCCAATAAAGATGAGATTTTTCTAATAGCTTAACATACAAAATGACCTAAGGGCCCTATCATACTAGCGGTTTGGGGGAGGTTGCGGAGCGGAATGGGCGCGTTGCGAACACGCGTTGCGAACACGCCGCGGCTGCGCAGCGAATGCGTCGCGGTCGCGTGGCAGGTTCGCAACGTTTTCATCACAAAATGGATTCCGACGAGGAAACTCTGCTATTAGCTTTGTTACTTCGAAGACGCCGGAGAAGAAAACGAAAACTCTGTGGGTACTTACTAATTCCATCGGCGTCATGGCGTAAGCCTTGGGGCATACCAGTAGTGATCTCATCAGCACTAAATAATGTTTCGAACCGCTAGTATGATAAGGCTCTAAGCGAAGAAgacattcgaaatttaaaaaagaaatagtcAACATAAGACAAAAGCTCAAaatctaaaaaagtaaaaatatttatttgtaaattaatCACACATACACAATATCACTCAGTATCAGTAGGCAAAGACCGTTCCAACGGGAGTAAATGGaatactacgatcctgacacaccactttcgcttcttgtaaaaaaaaaacagaagcaGGATAACATCCCATATAGACATATTCGGTAAGTGACTTTATATAAAACTAACATCAACAATATTACATCCATTAAATCTATCTAGGCACTTTTGTAATTCTCTAGATTTAAACTTATGGAAtttagggttaggttaggtgacAAGTCGCCCACTTAATATCCGGCCCGCGGGCGACTTTACACTTTTTATACTTTAAACGTTCCGAAAAACAAAAAGGGATCACTTTgatcaaacaaaacacacacaacacaacacactacacacacactacacacacacacacacacacttgttACACTTTGGggtaacaaaaaaaatgcgattacaaagttatttgcagttggtaaactaatcgcgacctacGTCGACATATAGAAATTTAATAGAATACAACAATTTTTCAACGGTAATTTACGGCGATTCGGACTCGCTCTTGACTTGGCTCTCTTTTCCTACCCCTTCACTTTTCATTCGCAGTAAATTGACCCAGTCTCATGAAACCATTCAGGCGAATAGACtacagaaaattataaaaagtgtAAACTGGCCCGCAGGCCAGGTATTAAGCGGACGACTTGCCACCTAACTTGGactttaatattaataactatGTACATCATTAATTAATCAGGAACTTTTACTAATATGCAGTTAATTTGGTATGCAATGGTGttgattccaatacacaccatcttattttattttaagttatatctagaGATGCGCCGAGTAACACTTTTGCCGAGTAACGAGTACAGAGTTTTACTCGGCTCAATTTTTTTCCAACCGAGTACTCGGCCGAGTAACTCGGTTCAATCAAATTCGCATTTCGCGCGCGTAAACAAGTACAAACAGGTTTGCGCCGGTCAAGACGTCGGCTCGCGTTGATACACCCCTCACCCCGCCCACGCCTTTCAACTACTAGTCACTTGATTGTTTGCAAACAAACACGTCACGTTGCGCGTTTAgataaatacttaattgaaaaaGTTTGTTAATTAACGATTGACTGTGTGTAGTACCTGATCAGTGATTGTTGACACGTGTGATTGTTGAAATACTTTTTGATTAACAATTGTTAATTATATCTACCTtaatatattgcttttcttaaaCAAAGTACCTATACTCGTTATCAAATAACCGAGTTATTCGGCCGAGTACGAGTATCAAAAAACCCGCCGAGtagcgatgggcgttattaaccataactggttatatatgcagttacgagctcgaacagtgatcactcgttttccactacaacaaaaactagtgatattcataacgccatttaaacgatcgaaataggcatcagtcttcaataactcttttaatcacaacgccataaagttaaatcgaattcactcttatgtttaaggcatagcgtcgatgtttggctactttcactactcacgcaaaatcactggttttacaatacgtgtgcgtgaagaataattaagttatactgctacctaaccaaacgattttacgttacaattatcacgtttgcttcagaacgttgtgaaaataactagttataaaaatcactagttaagaaactagttattggaaatcacataacgcttacgttacgttatctcaaaaaccgataacgacccatcgctaCCGCCGAGTACGCAGAGTACCGAGTATCAAACGAGTACTCGGCCCATCTCTAGTTATATCCATTGGTTACAATACCTGCCATTTCTGCCTTagattgacgtgtgtttcatacattttgtctgtcgattacccgtccctttctttttcggcggataagaaaatgacgggtgtaactgaaaattagaaggtgtgtgcagaaatcggggccgaTATTTTAACGATCTAAGGCATTTTTAAACTACATTTGTGTCATACATTTTTGTTACACTTGTCTACAAGTTTTTTAACTTTGTTAAAATTCTAAGTGAAGCTGTCTAAACAGTTTTTTCTAAGTGAaagatttaagttttatttaccatgaaaatttgatttatttaacataaaGTACTATTTACTCTTAAGAGATCGTCACTTTTGCGTACGTAATTAATCATCCACCCATCATACTTAGTTTATTCATTCTATTACTTTTGTAGAAACGTCATTTTTATCGATGAAAACTAGTCATATTACAACGGGCTATACAAAACATCTGATAACCGCCGCCTTGCAGTGATGACCGCGTAATGAAAATCACATTCCAATGTCGACGTCAATAAAACCTCGAAATTTTGAActattagtaaaagatttacttagttTTAATGACTGatgaattttcaataataaaatttacgtctttggaatgttggagataccaatttaatggtaacacttacgtcatcaatgggctagcaatggcggcttggcataggattgagcatacctggtcttataCCATGGGTGCACTGAGACGCGATAGGCGAGTATCTTAACGAGAAACGGGAGATTTTAGCTTGAACTATAccagtgccctgtttatcaaaacttacaagccctgtattacaagcaattttcttgtaaaaataatcattattataagaatgtgtttatcaaaactacacatttaAATTGCATGTTACAAGTGTTAGTGTtcatttcacaagtatattttacaatccctccattttttttataaacgtaatttatacgtacttgtgagtaacttgtagcctGTGAACGtattgataaacacggcacagcaGACTATGCACAGTACGCGAACCGTGCTGCgacaattatatcgagggtctCAACCAATACACGCAGCTAATgttgtctacgtagatagctAATCGGCAAAGCCCTGGATATAAttagctacttgacagttttcggatacgtattataaaaattacaaaagctTATTTAtatctcttaaaatattttattttctcgaaaaagctttatataatagaaaaaaaaacatattttcttcattaattttaaatttcgcgcgaaaacggttggtcacgtgacattttgcccagtgacgtcacatttcaataaacaaagaaactgtcaaactacGCGTCACTTCAAATGATTTGAAACTAGACGTCACATGAAGCTCattcat from the Pectinophora gossypiella chromosome 11, ilPecGoss1.1, whole genome shotgun sequence genome contains:
- the LOC126370572 gene encoding m7GpppN-mRNA hydrolase translates to MGSTAGNSSHIKHSIPIDILDDLCSRFIINIPPEDRDNLVRICFQIELAHWFYLDYYCTDESTNLHPCGIREFAAHIFQHVPQLRGHASSLDEVLKNWREYKQTVPTYGAILLDTDLTHVLLVQSYWTKASWGFPKGKVNEDEEPWVCAAREVLEETGFDISKLINKNDYIEAMIHDQIVRLYIIGNIPRDTKFQPRTRNEIKACEWFPLADLPSNKKDMTPKMKMGVSPNAFFMVLPFVKRMRRWVAERNPKSFRRTRHKSMGDIEASTSKSKGKSISQGLVNEIQDYQSQHQQSQPKDYQGPKHKNHHSHNSNGSHTHSNGNHNGNHSQTNGHGHNATKTNPTNRKDRKGTKRQLFTPQNTHTNNFSPVKDNSVTREENTEVQDDSVFFNFIAPAWANFKFDRRAILDCLT